The genomic segment TAATTGTTGTTCTACCTTTTTAACTTCTTGAACAGTTTCTGCATCATCTTCATCCTGAGCTAGGTCAAAGAAGAAGCGTTTCTTTTTACTGATGGCCATGGTTGACTAGGTTAAGAATTTCTTTAGTAATCTCTAAATATTCAGTTTGGTACTTCTTGTTGGATGTTGGTGATACCAAAGAGATAGGTAACTTTTCATAACCAACAGCAGCAGATGACTTAGATGTTAAAGATACAAAGTGTTCTGAAAAAGCAACGTTGTTCTTGTGCGCTTTTGATTTCACCAACTCAATCACATCATTGTGTAATCTGGTGCGCATATTGACCTTGGTTGGTACCAAAATGGTTTTTAAGTTGGGGTTCTTTTCCTTAAAAGTATCAATCGTTTCGACAATCCGCATTAAACCCAACATAGAGTATTGATCAGGTTCAAACGGGATCACAATCACATCAGAGAGGCTCATGGCTGTGGAGACCAAGGTAGCCATGTTAGGCGGTGTGTCTAGTAAAACAAAGTCATACCTGCGGGTGAGTTGTTTAACTATTTCCGCAATATCAGAAGCCTTGTACTTTTTGCGAGCAA from the Mycoplasmoides pneumoniae FH genome contains:
- a CDS encoding ParA family protein — protein: MIISFVNNKGGVLKTTMATNVAGSLVKLCPEQRKVILDLDGQGNVSASFGQNPERLNNTLIDILLKVPKFNGANSSIEIDDCLLPVYEGLDILPCNFELNFADIDIARKKYKASDIAEIVKQLTRRYDFVLLDTPPNMATLVSTAMSLSDVIVIPFEPDQYSMLGLMRIVETIDTFKEKNPNLKTILVPTKVNMRTRLHNDVIELVKSKAHKNNVAFSEHFVSLTSKSSAAVGYEKLPISLVSPTSNKKYQTEYLEITKEILNLVNHGHQ